The following proteins come from a genomic window of Pseudomonas sp. J452:
- a CDS encoding phosphatase PAP2/dual specificity phosphatase family protein — MDATVPRETGLWKRGVLWLLLLGPLFFASYGFANWLTTQREDVGSLVFAWESAMPLWPWSIVPYWSIDLLYGLSFLLPASSREMDRHALRLLSTQILCVACFLLWPLRFTFERPELSGVFGWMFDVLMGFDKPFNQAPSLHITLLVIIWAMFARHTQGMLLRGLLHGWMALIGLSVLTTWQHHFIDVPTGALAGWLCIWLWPIDGRSPLQQASLARTAQRWRLALRYSLGAALCSALAVNLGGAWLWLLWPALSLLLVALNYACIGVEGFQKQANGRLSQAALWLFAPYLAGAWLNSRLWTRRHPQPDQIVDGIWLGRLPGARQAQPFNALLDLCAELPVDSQGKAYRALPWLDLCAPTADACLQAAEAIEVLRQEGPLLVCCALGYSRSATAVAAWLLRYGHCTDVPAALQQIRQARPQIVLGPAQLQALLQMQQLPTRAHPAALEIVHGH; from the coding sequence ATGGACGCCACTGTTCCACGTGAAACCGGGCTGTGGAAGCGTGGAGTGCTCTGGCTGCTGCTGCTCGGCCCGCTGTTCTTCGCCAGCTACGGCTTCGCCAACTGGCTGACCACTCAGCGCGAGGATGTCGGCAGCCTGGTATTCGCCTGGGAAAGCGCGATGCCGCTGTGGCCATGGAGCATCGTGCCCTACTGGTCGATCGACCTGCTCTACGGCCTGTCCTTCCTGCTCCCGGCCAGCAGCCGGGAAATGGATCGTCACGCCCTGCGCCTGCTCAGCACGCAGATCCTCTGCGTCGCCTGCTTCCTGCTCTGGCCGCTGCGTTTCACCTTCGAGCGCCCGGAACTGAGCGGAGTTTTCGGCTGGATGTTCGACGTACTGATGGGCTTCGACAAACCCTTCAACCAGGCACCTTCGCTGCATATCACCCTGCTGGTGATCATCTGGGCGATGTTCGCCCGGCATACCCAAGGCATGCTGCTGCGTGGCCTGCTGCACGGCTGGATGGCGCTGATCGGCCTATCGGTGCTGACCACCTGGCAGCATCACTTCATCGATGTGCCCACCGGCGCCCTGGCCGGCTGGCTGTGCATATGGTTGTGGCCCATCGATGGACGTAGCCCGCTGCAGCAGGCCAGCCTGGCCCGTACGGCACAACGCTGGCGGCTGGCCCTGCGCTACAGTCTGGGCGCAGCGCTGTGCAGTGCCCTGGCCGTCAACTTAGGCGGTGCCTGGCTTTGGCTGCTATGGCCGGCGCTGTCGCTGCTGCTGGTGGCGCTGAACTACGCCTGCATCGGCGTCGAGGGTTTCCAGAAGCAGGCGAACGGACGCCTGAGCCAGGCGGCGTTGTGGTTGTTCGCCCCCTACCTGGCCGGCGCCTGGCTCAACTCGCGCCTGTGGACCCGTCGCCATCCCCAGCCGGATCAGATCGTCGACGGCATCTGGCTCGGGCGCTTGCCTGGGGCAAGGCAGGCCCAGCCGTTCAACGCACTGCTCGACCTGTGTGCCGAGCTGCCAGTCGACAGCCAGGGCAAGGCCTACCGCGCACTGCCCTGGCTCGACCTCTGTGCCCCCACTGCCGACGCCTGCCTGCAGGCGGCCGAGGCCATCGAGGTGTTGCGGCAAGAAGGGCCGCTGTTGGTCTGCTGCGCACTCGGCTATTCGCGCAGTGCCACCGCCGTGGCGGCCTGGCTGTTGCGCTATGGCCACTGCACGGATGTCCCGGCGGCGCTGCAGCAGATCCGCCAGGCTCGACCGCAGATAGTCCTGGGTCCTGCTCAGCTGCAGGCACTGCTGCAGATGCAGCAACTGCCGACTCGCGCTCATCCCGCGGCGCTGGAGATCGTCCATGGCCACTGA
- a CDS encoding lysophospholipid acyltransferase family protein, with the protein MLASFVAFAITSAARLLTGARALWLGCTAQPVQRLYYANHSSHGDFVLLWASLPDELRRTTRPVAGADYWQKGGLRSFLINQVFNGVLVDRDRSSPEHNPLQPMLDALGQGDSLIIFPEGTRNLGDDPLLPFKSGLFHLAKANPQVEVIPVWIANLNRVMPKGRALPLPLLCTLSFGAPLERLADEDKAAFLERARNALLALAPEEA; encoded by the coding sequence ATGCTCGCTTCATTTGTTGCCTTCGCCATCACCTCGGCGGCGCGCCTGCTCACTGGAGCTCGGGCGCTCTGGCTGGGTTGTACCGCGCAGCCGGTGCAACGCCTGTACTACGCCAACCACAGCAGCCACGGCGACTTCGTCCTGCTGTGGGCCTCGTTGCCCGATGAACTGCGCCGCACCACTCGTCCGGTAGCCGGCGCCGATTACTGGCAGAAGGGCGGCCTGCGCAGCTTCCTGATCAATCAGGTGTTCAACGGCGTGCTGGTCGACCGTGATCGCAGCAGCCCCGAACACAACCCACTGCAGCCAATGCTCGATGCCCTCGGCCAGGGCGACTCGCTGATCATCTTCCCAGAGGGCACGCGCAATCTCGGCGATGATCCACTGCTGCCCTTCAAGAGCGGTCTGTTCCATCTGGCCAAGGCCAATCCACAGGTCGAAGTGATCCCGGTATGGATCGCCAACCTCAACCGGGTCATGCCCAAGGGGCGCGCGTTGCCGCTGCCGCTGCTGTGCACCCTGAGCTTTGGCGCGCCACTCGAGCGCCTGGCCGACGAAGACAAGGCGGCGTTCCTCGAACGTGCGCGCAACGCCCTGCTGGCACTCGCGCCCGAGGAGGCTTGA